A window of the Lactuca sativa cultivar Salinas chromosome 5, Lsat_Salinas_v11, whole genome shotgun sequence genome harbors these coding sequences:
- the LOC111907220 gene encoding uncharacterized protein LOC111907220 isoform X1, whose translation MTTLGNKNIFFVRRDSILGRDLLPKTWIKKGRILFVILRILEFMLSYFICFDASFKFDDIVPTAEDTKVKIGNFFDLLKTDRSLKFEPPNFQESLYATYIDRSKSTCSRTLFSLADIDFAISTGQLVIKKEKASSSLPPKRTSIYLTVKTPGSKKRKSAGTTNLGLKNLGVEEALLKLISFSQFVSIFKLISTILLFTCHDLPQVADHVSRSTEDIRIRAEWAEHALKEQDGINKDPVQKVEKLSKEKAQRGRARSGNQ comes from the exons ATGACAACACttggaaataaaaatattttttttgtgagGCGTGACTCTATCCTCGGCAGGGATCTCCTGCCAAAAACCTGGATAAAAAAGGGTAGGATCTTATTTGTTATATTAAGAATCCTAGAATTTATGctttcttattttatttgttttgatgcATCTTTTAAGTTTGATGATATCGTTCCTACCGCTGAGGATACAAAGGTGAAGATTGGCAATTTCTTTGATTTACTCAAGACCGACAGATCCTTAAAGTTTGAGCCACCCAACTTCCAAGAGAGTTTATATGCGACTTATATCGACAG ATCCAAGTCTACATGCTCTAGAACACTGTTCTCTCTTGCTGACATTGATTTCGCAATATCCACTGGCCAACTCGTTATTAAGAAGGAAAAGGCCTCATCCTCTCTCCCTCCAAAGAGGACATCGATATACCTGACCGTCAAGACTCCAGGATCTAAAAAGAGGAAGTCGGCAGGAACCACAAACCTTGGCCTAAAGAACCTTGGAGTAGAGGAGGCACTGTTGAAGCTAATCTCCTTCTCGCAATTTGTAAGTATTTTCAAGCTCATTTCTACTATACTATTGTTTACTTGTCATGATCTTCCACAGGTTGCTGATCATGTCTCTCGATCTACTGAAGATATAAGGATTAGAGCGGAATGGGCAGAGCATGCCTTAAAGGAGCAAGATGGGATCAACAAGGATCCTGTGCAGAAGGTGGAGAAGCTGAGCAAAGAGAAAGCACAGAGAGGAAGAGCACGCTCTGGAAATCAATGA
- the LOC128126337 gene encoding uncharacterized protein LOC128126337, translated as MEDYVNNPANMHDFSLMNTKAFANLKGSGGNIWEVFEVLDDARRAIFRNTVFGYFIDVPRLQGDALLFHKMFLHQIRPDPVLSPDGIKRLYFRVGNTKMVYGPEEFCLITGFNFGEYPKNIGRKGSEKLISSKKRCLLRERLFPDHTNSSVKIGDLKSLILNQTFLALDDLDAVRVCLIYILCEGFLGKEVNDRVPQDWFYLAENLDLWNSFAWGSYLWDFTYVNLEDTWNKIHHYLSFPERGQTLKYSVSGFTAPIRV; from the exons atggaggattatgtcaacaatcccgcaaatatg catgattttagtttaatgaatacgaaagcctttgcgaacctaaaaggctctggcggtaacatatgggaagtctttgaagttttagatgatgCCCGACGTGCTATTTTCAGAAATACCGTCTTTGGCTATTTTATTgatgtccctcgtttacaaggggacgctttattgtttcataaaatgttccttcatcagatccggccggaccctgttttatctccagatggaataaaacgtttatattttcgagtaggcaataccaaaatggtttatgggccggaagagttttgtttgattaccggcttcaattttggggagtatccaaaaaacattgggagaaaagggtcggaaaaattaataagcagtaaaaaaagatgtttactgcgtgaacggctatttccggaccatactaatagttcggtgaaaatcggcgacctgaaaagtttaattttaaatcaaacattcctagcacttgacgaccttgatgcagttagagtatgtttgatatacattttgtgtgaaggttttttgggcaaagaagttaacgatcgggtgccacaagattggttttatttggctgagaatttggatctctggaatag cttCGCTTGGGGTAGCTATCTATGGGATTTTACTTATGTTAACCTTGAGGATACGTGGAATAAGATacatcattatttatcatttcctgagcgtggtcaaactttaaagtattccgtctcaggatttacggctccaattagggtataa
- the LOC111907220 gene encoding uncharacterized protein LOC111907220 isoform X2 — MTTLGNKNIFFVRRDSILGRDLLPKTWIKKGRILFVILRILEFMLSYFICFDASFKFDDIVPTAEDTKVKIGNFFDLLKTDRSLKFEPPNFQESLYATYIDRSKSTCSRTLFSLADIDFAISTGQLVIKKEKASSSLPPKRTSIYLTVKTPGSKKRKSAGTTNLGLKNLGVEEALLKLISFSQFVADHVSRSTEDIRIRAEWAEHALKEQDGINKDPVQKVEKLSKEKAQRGRARSGNQ, encoded by the exons ATGACAACACttggaaataaaaatattttttttgtgagGCGTGACTCTATCCTCGGCAGGGATCTCCTGCCAAAAACCTGGATAAAAAAGGGTAGGATCTTATTTGTTATATTAAGAATCCTAGAATTTATGctttcttattttatttgttttgatgcATCTTTTAAGTTTGATGATATCGTTCCTACCGCTGAGGATACAAAGGTGAAGATTGGCAATTTCTTTGATTTACTCAAGACCGACAGATCCTTAAAGTTTGAGCCACCCAACTTCCAAGAGAGTTTATATGCGACTTATATCGACAG ATCCAAGTCTACATGCTCTAGAACACTGTTCTCTCTTGCTGACATTGATTTCGCAATATCCACTGGCCAACTCGTTATTAAGAAGGAAAAGGCCTCATCCTCTCTCCCTCCAAAGAGGACATCGATATACCTGACCGTCAAGACTCCAGGATCTAAAAAGAGGAAGTCGGCAGGAACCACAAACCTTGGCCTAAAGAACCTTGGAGTAGAGGAGGCACTGTTGAAGCTAATCTCCTTCTCGCAATTT GTTGCTGATCATGTCTCTCGATCTACTGAAGATATAAGGATTAGAGCGGAATGGGCAGAGCATGCCTTAAAGGAGCAAGATGGGATCAACAAGGATCCTGTGCAGAAGGTGGAGAAGCTGAGCAAAGAGAAAGCACAGAGAGGAAGAGCACGCTCTGGAAATCAATGA
- the LOC128126336 gene encoding uncharacterized protein LOC128126336 — translation MERRFESDRHTIMPPNFFVSHALEEGQDWRAFMAGIATYPNFMVAWWDVDTVLLPIHSSPNHWLFGELRLASMEVHIYDSLGRGAYEKFQSEGIFSKFERRVANYFDKIKYWARRNIPRIPLNMQFIYEENVPQQSSHLGDCGVFLCMFMEQLVSGQPIRVLIDPKNAALEFRLRMAKIIWGSSLAPL, via the exons atggagagacggtttgagagcgaccgacatacaataatgcctccaaatttttttgtttctcatgctttggaagaaggacaggactggagggcgtttatggctggtattgctacataccccaacttcatggttgcttggtgggatgttgatacg gtcttattgccgattcattcatcccctaatcattggctatttggggaactacgattagcgtcaatggaagtgcatatttatgacagtcttggtagaggtgcttatgaaaaattccaatccgaaggaatcttttccaaatttgaacgtcgggtggcaaattattttgacaagattaagtattgggcgcggaggaacatcccaaggattccattgaatatgcaattcatttatgaagaaaacgttccccaacaaagtagtcatttgggagattgcggtgtttttctttgtatgtttatggagcaattggtttcaggtcaaccaatacgtgttcttattgacccaaagaacgcagctttagagttccgtctccggatggcaaaaattatttgggggtctagtcttgctcctctgtag